Within the Oryzias melastigma strain HK-1 linkage group LG8, ASM292280v2, whole genome shotgun sequence genome, the region TTCTAGTCATggttcaaaataagagcttgaTAACggacaatccatccatccattttcttgaccgcttcatccctttcggggtcgcggggtgccggagcctatcccggccactgatgggcgaaggcggggtacaccctggacaggtcgccattctgtcgcagggcctcaatcacacacacatccactctcacatccacacctaggggcaatttagagtcaccagttaacctatgaagcatgtttttggacggtgggaggaagccggagtccccggtgaaaacccacgcatgcacggggagaacatgcaaactccacacagaaaggtcccagccgggattcgaaccggggccttctcgctgtgaggcgagagcgctaaccacttgcgccaccgtgcagcccgataACGGACAAAATTACCTTTAATATTATcccatttttaatatttattaaacttaatgttacaattaatatttttcGTTCTCTTCTCTTGTCTGCTTAAAGgaaatagtgatttttttttacacaattagGTTATtctcatttgtattttaatatatatatatatatatatcataaattATCTTATCACCACTCCCAGGTtgttgctgtgtttttatttttttaagacaaaaaactaTCTACACAAAATTGCACATTGACTCATCCAACACATTTTATCTGATCCTATAGTTAACAGAAATAGAAGGgtccaaaaataaagaaaacacaccTCGTGTGGTCTCAGTTTTGCTCCTTTTTGAATCTGCTGACGTTAAATCTAAAGCAAAAGCTTTGTGTTTCATTCAGCTAGCTGccatttctattaaaaaaatatttccccaTTTCCTGTGTGAGGAAACCTGCCAGTGCTGTAGCTTGCACTGACagaataagaaaagaaaaaagctgtcaTTCTGATGTCAGAGTTGCCGGATGTTGGTGGCTTTGCACAGAGTTTCCACAGAAGTCACAACTCCATACCTCCAGGCACTTTCACAACATGGTCTGCACTTCTCAGTAGCCTTTGGCTGCCTTATAATGAACTGACTTCTCTCTCTGTCAGCTCCTCAGAGTCAGATTCTGTCCTCTAGAGGCAAAACCAGGACTCCTCTTGTTATGGGAGGTTCATATTTTCCTTATACCCCTAAAAAACCCACGAACATCTCtgaattattatttatgaaacacAAATCTGTGATACTGCAGTGGGTTTAGGTTTTTGATGACAGTAGAATGTATTCCATCGGTACATCTTTATCTAGACCTTCACTATAGCAGACATGTTTTTTATAAGTCTGGATTTATTGCTCCTATCTGGCTCCCCTGCAGACTGAACACGTCTGGACACGAAATGTAGACAAAATCTAAACTTTACACTTCGCCTTGGAGGAAGACTCTTGAAGCCCcagctttgtcttttttttttttgttttttaatcttgaatATTAATGTAATGCTAACAATAAAAATGCCGCATGTGACAATCATATCCAGATTgaataaaattgttcaaaaaaataCCGTTGGATCATTCTGTTTACATGATCTTCGAGGCTGAAAGCTCGACAACCTGGGAGAACaaatagcacaaaaaaatataagtggtttccatagcaacccAACCCTCGATAGGGGGAACTCCACGCCGCACTTATTTGCTGTCCAGACTTTTGCTTCCTGTCAAAATCAGCACACACTGAAGTTTCTGCTTGAACtacaaaagaacacaaaaaagaaaagaaagaaagggagGCCTTTAATCTGATGAGGGTGAGAAAGCTTCAGAGAGAGATCATCTCTCGACTTTCTGCATCCCCACCCTCCTCGCATCCACAGACGGGGCTGGACCAAGCAGCAGGTGGTGCAGAAGGGAGGTCTGGACGTGGGATTTACAGATCCCCGACTGCGCCGGACAAGCATGGAGGAGCAATAAATCCCAGCTTCTATGTGAGTACAACTGTTGATCCTGATGCTTTTGTTTCCTCAAATTATGTTTTGTGAGAATACACTAGTGTGCTTTGTCTTGGTCTCATGGGAAAACATTTCTGCAATTTtagttaatagaaaaaaatgaaaaactttcaaacatttttttcttttttttacagatttgatGGGTAATTACTGTTGAAGCTTAGATGGTGcttgttaagttttttttttattatataaaggTTTAGGCTGCTTATTTCACTTAAAGGTTGATATTTTTCAAGAAAGATATCAAGAATTATGTTGCCCTGGTGCTCATATAGTCAATGTACATATTTTAGATAACTGCATTAAAGGGTGCTTTTATTGAAGAGCCTGCATTAATATTGCAGAGGTTGttctctaataaaaaaataaaaccatgaagATGATAAATGTCTGAGAAAGACCACTTTAACCTATCCAAAAACAGAATGTTAGAAAGagaattttgattgaaaacgTCAACTTTTTGGTTTATGATATAAAAGTTATTAAATGCTGgggttgttttttatgaatagTGATTATTTCTTGCCAAAACCAGTTGGAGTGAGCTTTGGTTGTCTGTGGATTTTGAAGGAGGATTTCAATGAATCTGTTTAAGTCTGAGGCTTGAATGTTAATGTGTCCTTATAGCAGTCTGCTATCCACTTTCCTATCTGTAAAAGCTGTAATTTAAGCGTCATCGaataagcttttctttttaacaaaaataccccaaaacaGGGGGCCAAACAAACACTATCATAACTGAAAAAGGCCTTTTTTCTGGCCTCTTCCTCTAATgatatttctgtcattttctctcctcctcttcactcCGCAGCTCAGGTGTCACAGCAATAGCATCCCTCGCTGCATAAAGATTCACATGTTTGGAGAGACAGCAGTTCTCCAATTGGATGACTCAAAAGAGGCGAGGAAAGATGCCCTCTAATCTCAGgggcacaaattaaaaaaaaaaaaaaaaaaaacgtgactcagCGAAAGGCCGCGGGCGCTTTGAAGACATGGAGGCGCTTCTGTTTTGCATCAATAATGTACAGGCAGATGGAACCTGATGTTGGGATGGGGTCGAGGACTCTCGTCACCTGACTTTTGTCAACATGTGCCTGCAGGATAAATGAGCCTCCTTTCCAAGAGACTAAACTGGGAACTTGCAGGGCTCAGTGATGTAGTGGCTACGTTTGATGTACATGTGGCTCCTTTAAGACGGGCCGACCACAGTCAGCATGGAACGGCAGACTCCTGCTTTGATGTGGATACATGACAACACCACAGAACCACTGAACACTTCAGATGCATTCAACTGCACAGATCTGAGTGAAAACTCTGACAAGTACCAGTCTTACGTAGTTGGTCTTTTCCTGTCCTGTCTGTACACCATCCTCCTCTTTCCCATTGGATTCATTGGCAACATCTTGATACTGGTGGTGAACCTGAACCACAGAGAGAAGATGACCATCCCTGATGTCTACTTTGTGAACCTCGCAGTGGCAGACCTCATCCTGGTGGCGGATTCCCTCATTGAGGTTTTCAATCTGAATGAGAAGTATTACGACTATGCGGTCCTCTGCACCTTCATGTCCCTTTTCCTGCAGGTCAACATGTACAGCAGCATCTTCTTTCTCACCTGGATGAGCTTTGACAGGTACGTGGCCCTGGCGAGCTCCATGAACAGCAGCCCACTGAGGACCATGCAGCACGCCAAGCTTAGCTGTGGTCTCATTTGGATGGCCTCCATCCTGGCCACGCTCCTCCCGTTCACCATCGTGCAGACGCAGCACAGGGGTGAGCTACACTTCTGCTTTGCCAACGTCTACGAGATCCAGTGGCTGGAGGTAACCATCGGCTTTTTGGTGCCATTCACCATCATCGGCCTGTGCTACTCTCTGATTGGGCGAATCCTCATGAAGGCTCAGAAGCACCGTGGGCTGTGGCCGCGCCGGCAGAAAGCTCTACGCATGATCGTGGTGGTGGTCCTCGTCTTCTTCATCTGCTGGCTGCCAGAAAACGTCTTCATCAGCATCCAGTTACTGCAGGGAAAAGCTGACTCATCGCAAAGGACTGCCGTCACCCTGTGGCACGACTACCCCCTCACGGGTCACATTGTCAACCTGGCAGCTTTCTCCAACAGCTGCCTCAACCCCATTATCTACAGCTTTCTCGGGGAAACCTTCAGGGACAAACTGCGCCTCTTCATTAAGCAAAACGCCAGCTGGTCTTTGGTAAACCGCTTTTGCCACCATGGCCTCGATTTACACCTTTCAGTCAGGAGCAAAGTGTCTGAAGTGTGACTGCAAACATTCTATGAAGCCATCTGTTCTGCCTTCTTCACGTCATTCTTGAATAGCATCCATCCAGCTGCTTTCTATCATCCAAAAGTTGACATAATCTCCCCGACGactgaacaaaaagaaaaaacgaacCCCTGAAGACGAATTTCATGTCTTCAGTATATTGGAAAGGCAAAGCTCATGTCAGCTAAATCAGTTTGTcttcacattttgctttttttgatttaagtttatttgtttaattgtatttttaagttaGCAGTGTGGCTACGTAGTACAGTACGTGAAaggaaattaaagataaaagcatttaaaagcctttttttattttaaactgaaacacaaaggaagagccaggacacactggagagacttcgtctcttggctggcctggaAACGCCTCggggagctggaggaagtgaccggggcgcggaagaagatggatggatggatgatgccACATATATTAACTTGGTATCACAAATGATTGTGGGGGCTGGGGAAAccattaaaaactaacaaacaataAGAACTCAGCTTTGTTCCGTTTTCTTAATTCCAAAATACACTtagaatgtatttaaaattttacCTTAAATATGGAGAGTTCCCAatatattcttaattttttttctccacattgtACTCAAATGGCATTAGAATTTTGCCTTTTGCACAATTACAGTAGATTATGAAAATCTTAATAATTTAGGCTTTCCCATCAAAATTCATAGgaaaaaatttaataatttctttatttctcatTAAAGATTCAAAAATGTCTTCTGTAAGTAGAGCTGCAAGTAGATTCAATctcttgttttgatttaaaacagtAAAGTTCTATTTTTGTGCTCGAATTATGCTTTTATTATacattataaattatttaaatgatgaACTGtattattcaaacatttttttatttatattattttctcttGAATTGTGAAGaattcagaaaaatgactgtgtttgaagaaaaaagggaCATTTGGCTGTTACtttctctatttaaaaaaaatcatgcaatgATTTGGTGTTAAGcactcagaaaaacatttttaaactcccAACAAATAGTAGTAAaatatttctgatgttttttaattattattatttttgtaatttttctagGGTTTTTTGATAGCAGCTTTgcacaattttacaaatttcacttcattaaaaatctggcttttcctcttttttgtcgTCATTTTCACAGTTGCAAtgaaaagctttcatttttaataatttaaaaaacgcCTTGATCCTTTCTTGCACAAATGTCACAGAAATTGTTCAGCACTTGCTCACGGTGCAACAATCCAAACAGTTTTAACTAGAAAAGAGCCTACTTTTAAATGCCACGTGTGCATGCAATGTGTGTAAGCATAACCAGAAAGAACACAGCTGCGTGCATGCATTGTTGCGAACATCTAATTTAAAGATGATTCCAATTCGCAGACTATCACGCCTTTTTCATTTCCTCCCAGTAGCTGTCAAGGGAAGAAGCAGGTGTTATACTGAGAGGAAGGCATAAACATATTCTTCATCCTTGACAGCATGAAGCtgctgcatttatttgtttattttaaagtacgCTCCAAAGAACAGCAACGCTCCACATCTGACAACTGTAATGCGCCATTAAGGCTcaacatttaataatttattgtatttcatttatttcatgttttatttacttctgtGTGGCCTATTTCCCTGACATTTTTCCATTATGAAGCAGAACCCTTTATGTTAATCAATACTTC harbors:
- the gper1 gene encoding G-protein coupled estrogen receptor 1 isoform X2 — encoded protein: MERQTPALMWIHDNTTEPLNTSDAFNCTDLSENSDKYQSYVVGLFLSCLYTILLFPIGFIGNILILVVNLNHREKMTIPDVYFVNLAVADLILVADSLIEVFNLNEKYYDYAVLCTFMSLFLQVNMYSSIFFLTWMSFDRYVALASSMNSSPLRTMQHAKLSCGLIWMASILATLLPFTIVQTQHRGELHFCFANVYEIQWLEAQKHRGLWPRRQKALRMIVVVVLVFFICWLPENVFISIQLLQGKADSSQRTAVTLWHDYPLTGHIVNLAAFSNSCLNPIIYSFLGETFRDKLRLFIKQNASWSLVNRFCHHGLDLHLSVRSKVSEV
- the gper1 gene encoding G-protein coupled estrogen receptor 1 isoform X1, producing MERQTPALMWIHDNTTEPLNTSDAFNCTDLSENSDKYQSYVVGLFLSCLYTILLFPIGFIGNILILVVNLNHREKMTIPDVYFVNLAVADLILVADSLIEVFNLNEKYYDYAVLCTFMSLFLQVNMYSSIFFLTWMSFDRYVALASSMNSSPLRTMQHAKLSCGLIWMASILATLLPFTIVQTQHRGELHFCFANVYEIQWLEVTIGFLVPFTIIGLCYSLIGRILMKAQKHRGLWPRRQKALRMIVVVVLVFFICWLPENVFISIQLLQGKADSSQRTAVTLWHDYPLTGHIVNLAAFSNSCLNPIIYSFLGETFRDKLRLFIKQNASWSLVNRFCHHGLDLHLSVRSKVSEV